From uncultured Methanobrevibacter sp., the proteins below share one genomic window:
- the hisS gene encoding histidine--tRNA ligase, protein MEFTRPRGTRDFLFEEMRERKRAESTLRRIFEGYGYQEIKTPLFEELSLFTTKSGEEIVDQLYNFKDKSDRDLTLRPEITAPVARLYLNELEKTAVKPIKLYYYGSCFRYERPQKGRFRQFWQFGCELIGAKTPQGEAEVIALCSDAIQSLGITTADVNINHLGIIRGLFRHFDISTETQREIMVVIDKGDKDLLIESLSGDEPVIDNDELNQILLKLIDLVGDKSIIGEVEELIAPYDEPKDALNELKELIELLESFKVENYTLNLGVARGLDYYTGIVFEIYVPELGAQKQICGGGSYSLVKVFGGQEVESTGFALGFDRLMNAIEELTDKEELPSHLDVYVAPISKDMQTKAFEITQMLRANGIKTDVDLNGKKFKKLMNYADKIKVPKIIIVGAKDLEEGKVTVKDMVSGDQELVELDNLITFLKEE, encoded by the coding sequence ATGGAATTTACAAGACCAAGAGGTACAAGAGACTTTTTATTTGAAGAAATGAGAGAACGTAAACGTGCAGAAAGTACCTTAAGAAGAATATTTGAAGGTTATGGTTACCAGGAAATCAAAACACCATTATTTGAAGAATTAAGCTTATTTACAACTAAATCAGGAGAAGAAATTGTTGATCAGCTCTACAACTTTAAGGACAAATCAGACAGGGACCTTACCCTAAGGCCTGAAATCACAGCTCCGGTTGCAAGGCTATACCTGAACGAGCTTGAAAAGACAGCGGTAAAGCCTATAAAACTATATTACTATGGAAGCTGCTTCAGGTATGAAAGACCTCAAAAGGGAAGGTTCAGACAGTTCTGGCAGTTCGGATGTGAGCTTATTGGAGCCAAAACACCTCAGGGCGAAGCTGAAGTCATTGCACTTTGTTCAGATGCAATCCAGTCACTTGGAATCACAACCGCTGATGTGAACATCAACCACCTTGGAATAATCAGGGGACTGTTCAGACACTTTGACATTTCAACCGAAACACAAAGGGAAATCATGGTTGTAATCGATAAGGGAGACAAGGACCTTCTAATCGAGTCATTAAGCGGAGACGAACCTGTAATCGACAATGACGAATTAAACCAAATTTTATTAAAGCTCATTGACCTTGTTGGAGACAAGTCAATAATAGGCGAAGTGGAGGAATTGATTGCACCATACGACGAGCCTAAGGATGCACTCAATGAACTCAAGGAACTGATTGAGCTTTTAGAATCATTCAAGGTTGAAAACTATACCTTAAACCTTGGTGTTGCAAGGGGACTTGACTACTACACCGGAATCGTGTTTGAAATCTACGTTCCCGAACTCGGTGCCCAAAAGCAGATCTGCGGCGGAGGATCATACTCACTTGTAAAGGTCTTTGGAGGCCAGGAAGTGGAATCCACAGGTTTCGCACTAGGATTTGACAGACTCATGAATGCGATTGAGGAGCTGACCGACAAGGAGGAACTTCCTTCACACCTTGACGTTTATGTGGCTCCTATTTCAAAGGACATGCAGACAAAGGCATTTGAGATAACACAGATGTTAAGAGCAAACGGCATTAAAACAGATGTTGATTTAAACGGCAAGAAATTCAAGAAACTCATGAACTATGCCGATAAAATCAAAGTGCCAAAAATCATTATTGTCGGTGCAAAGGACCTTGAGGAAGGTAAAGTCACCGTAAAGGACATGGTAAGCGGTGATCAGGAACTTGTA
- a CDS encoding replication factor C small subunit: protein MSGPWVEKYRPQKLEDIVGQKQIVARLQKYVGENSMPNLMFTGPAGVGKTTTALALAKSILGEYWRNNFLELNASDARGIDTVRNDIKNFCRLKPVGAPFRIIFLDEVDNMTKDAQHALRREMEMYTKTASFILSCNYSSKIIDPIQSRCAIFRFAPIKAEEITERLKFICETEGFNYDDKGLEAIVYFAEGDMRKAVNVLQSAASEGEAITEDSVYEVVSKAKPQDIGNMITKALMGDFMGARTILRETMVLQGTSGEDMVTQIYQDVSRRVLDGKMEAGIYMDLIEAIAECDFRIREGANPRIQLEALLTQFL, encoded by the coding sequence ATGAGCGGACCATGGGTAGAAAAATATAGACCACAAAAATTAGAAGACATCGTTGGACAAAAGCAAATCGTAGCAAGACTTCAAAAGTATGTAGGCGAAAACAGCATGCCTAACCTAATGTTTACAGGTCCGGCAGGTGTCGGTAAAACAACCACAGCCTTGGCACTGGCCAAATCAATATTGGGAGAATACTGGAGAAACAACTTTTTGGAATTAAACGCTTCAGATGCAAGGGGAATCGATACAGTCAGAAATGACATCAAGAACTTCTGCAGACTGAAACCGGTCGGCGCCCCATTCAGAATAATCTTTTTAGACGAAGTCGACAACATGACCAAGGATGCGCAGCACGCACTTCGTCGTGAAATGGAAATGTATACCAAAACCGCTTCATTTATACTTTCATGTAACTATTCATCAAAAATCATTGACCCTATTCAATCAAGATGCGCAATATTCAGATTCGCTCCGATAAAGGCGGAAGAGATTACTGAAAGGCTTAAATTCATCTGTGAAACTGAAGGATTCAACTATGATGACAAAGGCCTTGAAGCAATAGTCTACTTTGCGGAAGGAGACATGCGTAAGGCAGTTAATGTCCTTCAATCTGCCGCTTCAGAAGGAGAGGCAATTACAGAGGATTCAGTGTACGAAGTCGTCTCAAAGGCAAAGCCACAGGACATCGGAAACATGATAACCAAGGCACTGATGGGAGACTTCATGGGAGCCCGTACAATATTGAGGGAAACAATGGTACTGCAGGGAACCAGCGGAGAGGACATGGTTACCCAAATCTATCAGGACGTTTCCAGAAGGGTGCTCGATGGAAAGATGGAAGCAGGCATTTACATGGATTTAATTGAAGCAATTGCAGAATGCGACTTTAGAATAAGGGAAGGAGCAAATCCAAGAATACAGCTTGAAGCGTTACTCACTCAATTCTTATAA
- a CDS encoding replication factor C large subunit, with translation MLWTDKYRPQELSQMVGNKKEIKIIQEWVKNWKEGNPQIPLLLVGPPGIGKTTLALIIAKEFSEHIELNASDKRSQDAIKATIGESSSSRSLFGDEYKLIILDEIDGIHGTNDRGGVKAIGEIIKKSHHPMIFTANDFYSKRLQSIKPKCQVIKMKKSRWNSISALLRKIAQAEGVEVEPAALKEIATKSQGDVRSAINTLQALSDKDKKLEVSDVENIVTKDSRSDIFNAITGVLKSKTPAHVKEAMWIEEDPTLVMEYIAENIPREYKKTDEIKKAYDYISKADIFFGRTQRSRNYGYWKYASDFMGIGVSNSKHETYKKFTKIQTPSIFGLMGRNRGKRNLRDKICERMFEKMHVSSGVAVSMFPYLEIMFQNDELAWEISDFLGFFNEPDEKETDKLIKVFRKKKIPKKVITKMEKRKAEMHVEERDRRAEELKNQMMNFIPEEVPSDEEIEPETEEIIEPVEEIIEEEPAVEEIESETEEIIEEEKVEKKDKTKQTTLFSF, from the coding sequence ATGTTATGGACTGACAAATACCGACCACAGGAACTCTCCCAGATGGTAGGTAATAAAAAAGAGATTAAAATAATCCAGGAATGGGTTAAAAACTGGAAAGAAGGTAACCCACAGATACCATTGCTGTTAGTAGGTCCACCAGGCATTGGAAAGACAACTTTAGCTCTGATTATCGCTAAAGAGTTTTCAGAACACATTGAGTTGAATGCAAGTGACAAACGTTCACAGGATGCCATCAAGGCGACAATCGGAGAGTCATCCTCCTCAAGATCCCTTTTCGGGGACGAGTACAAACTTATTATCCTTGATGAGATTGACGGTATTCACGGAACAAACGACAGGGGCGGAGTAAAGGCGATTGGTGAAATAATTAAAAAATCACACCATCCGATGATTTTTACTGCAAATGACTTCTATTCAAAACGTCTTCAGTCAATAAAACCGAAATGCCAAGTCATCAAAATGAAAAAGTCAAGATGGAACTCAATTTCTGCACTTTTAAGAAAAATAGCTCAGGCAGAAGGTGTGGAAGTTGAACCCGCAGCGCTCAAGGAGATAGCTACAAAATCCCAGGGAGACGTTCGCTCAGCAATAAATACCCTGCAGGCATTGAGTGACAAGGACAAAAAACTGGAAGTGAGTGATGTGGAAAACATTGTCACCAAAGACTCACGTTCAGACATATTCAATGCGATAACAGGTGTTTTGAAAAGTAAAACTCCCGCACATGTGAAAGAGGCAATGTGGATTGAAGAGGATCCCACACTTGTAATGGAATACATAGCAGAAAACATTCCTCGCGAATACAAAAAAACAGATGAAATTAAAAAGGCTTATGATTACATTTCAAAGGCAGACATATTCTTCGGAAGAACCCAAAGAAGCAGAAACTACGGCTACTGGAAATACGCAAGTGATTTCATGGGAATTGGAGTGAGCAACTCAAAACATGAAACCTACAAGAAGTTCACAAAAATCCAGACACCAAGCATTTTTGGCCTGATGGGCCGCAATCGTGGAAAGCGTAATTTACGTGACAAAATCTGTGAAAGAATGTTTGAAAAAATGCATGTTTCAAGTGGAGTGGCCGTTTCAATGTTTCCATATCTTGAAATAATGTTTCAGAACGATGAGCTTGCATGGGAAATTTCCGACTTTTTAGGTTTTTTCAATGAACCGGACGAAAAAGAAACTGATAAGCTAATCAAAGTATTTAGAAAGAAAAAAATACCTAAAAAAGTTATAACAAAAATGGAAAAACGCAAGGCGGAAATGCATGTTGAAGAGCGTGACAGACGTGCAGAAGAGCTTAAAAATCAGATGATGAATTTCATTCCAGAAGAAGTTCCTTCAGATGAGGAAATTGAACCTGAAACCGAAGAAATTATCGAACCTGTAGAAGAAATCATTGAAGAGGAACCTGCTGTTGAGGAAATTGAATCTGAAACCGAAGAAATTATTGAAGAGGAAAAGGTTGAAAAGAAAGATAAAACCAAACAAACAACACTTTTCAGCTTTTAG
- the aroE gene encoding shikimate dehydrogenase, whose translation MITGSTNIVALIGHPVEHSFSPPMHNAAFQKLDMDWAYVAFDVNPNNLKSAVEGAKALNIKGFNVTIPHKIDVMEFLDEIDEVADLIGAVNTIDFKSMKGYNTDGIGAVKAIEEVTPIKNRNVVVAGAGGASRAISFYIAKYGAESLTILNRNVEKAQNLAGDVMDSGLIGEVKSDSISKIGDYVDEADILVDTTPIGMHPHVNDAAIVEAGQMHEDLVVFDAVYNPNETVLIKEALKAGAKPVYGIKMLLYQGAESFEIWTGKKAPVDEMERALRQTLDL comes from the coding sequence ATGATTACTGGTAGTACAAATATAGTTGCTTTAATCGGACATCCCGTGGAACATAGTTTCTCACCGCCAATGCACAATGCAGCCTTTCAAAAACTGGATATGGATTGGGCATATGTTGCTTTTGATGTAAATCCAAATAACCTGAAATCCGCAGTTGAAGGGGCGAAGGCATTAAACATCAAGGGATTCAATGTAACAATTCCACACAAGATTGATGTTATGGAATTTCTGGATGAAATCGATGAAGTGGCTGATTTAATAGGTGCAGTCAATACAATAGATTTCAAGAGCATGAAAGGATACAACACCGATGGAATCGGTGCCGTCAAGGCAATCGAAGAGGTAACACCAATCAAAAACAGGAATGTTGTTGTTGCCGGTGCGGGCGGAGCCTCAAGGGCAATATCATTTTACATTGCAAAATACGGTGCCGAATCACTGACAATACTTAACCGGAATGTCGAAAAGGCACAGAATCTGGCCGGCGATGTCATGGACTCAGGCTTGATTGGTGAGGTCAAATCGGATTCCATATCCAAAATCGGTGATTATGTGGATGAGGCTGACATTCTTGTGGATACAACCCCGATCGGAATGCATCCCCATGTAAACGATGCGGCCATTGTTGAAGCCGGTCAGATGCATGAGGATCTTGTGGTATTTGATGCTGTATACAACCCAAATGAAACCGTGTTGATAAAGGAAGCCTTGAAGGCAGGTGCCAAACCGGTTTATGGAATTAAGATGCTGCTCTACCAGGGTGCCGAAAGCTTTGAGATTTGGACAGGCAAAAAGGCTCCCGTTGATGAGATGGAAAGGGCATTGAGACAAACTCTCGACTTATAG
- a CDS encoding NAD+ synthase → MSNIPKLDVETTKNDIINFIQTKVAEAKSSGIVVGLSGGIDSTLAAYLACEALGSDNVFGIVMPSVTTPTEDNIHGIEIAKRLGINYTQISIDSILKEYLSVTDLDENTLAVGNLKARIRMSIIYYYANAKNYLVSGTGNKSEILIGYFTKHGDGACDIEPIGDLYKTDVYELARHMEVPAEIIDKPPRAGLWNNQTDEDEIGMDYDTLDRILYLYTEKNNGNAEISAKLGISEDDVDMIITKVIRSRHKSEVPESPQKTIL, encoded by the coding sequence ATCAGTAACATTCCAAAATTAGATGTTGAAACTACAAAAAACGATATCATAAACTTTATTCAAACAAAAGTGGCCGAAGCCAAAAGCAGCGGAATCGTTGTTGGTTTGAGTGGAGGAATTGACTCAACACTAGCCGCATATCTGGCATGTGAAGCATTGGGCAGTGATAATGTATTTGGAATTGTTATGCCGTCCGTTACCACACCAACAGAGGACAATATCCATGGAATCGAAATTGCAAAAAGATTGGGAATAAACTATACGCAAATATCAATCGACAGCATTCTAAAGGAATATCTGTCCGTGACAGATCTTGATGAAAACACCCTAGCAGTGGGAAATCTCAAGGCAAGAATCAGAATGTCAATCATTTATTATTATGCAAACGCAAAGAATTACCTTGTCAGCGGTACAGGTAACAAAAGCGAAATTCTTATCGGTTACTTTACCAAACATGGAGACGGAGCCTGTGATATAGAACCGATAGGAGACTTATATAAAACTGACGTGTATGAATTGGCCAGACACATGGAAGTTCCAGCCGAAATCATTGACAAGCCTCCAAGGGCAGGACTGTGGAACAACCAGACCGACGAGGATGAAATCGGAATGGACTATGATACACTTGACCGAATCCTTTATTTATACACTGAAAAAAACAATGGAAATGCCGAAATCAGTGCAAAATTAGGCATTTCAGAAGATGACGTTGATATGATCATTACAAAAGTTATCAGGAGCAGGCACAAAAGCGAAGTTCCTGAAAGCCCTCAAAAAACAATCTTATGA
- a CDS encoding ATPase: protein MDLMFDISNLTSDDDEFSSSKKDVLKYLKIIGVDTRYISYTPEKIYINNLRFSKFSRTREATFNRQYPEIEVVRNKLFQKICAKSSKHLALEAKPNSRVLMPEDNYIVELLLEPYTRKYGIRLVYDGEYDLKVNPIILDDEVNNIFEGFFKGEGLNYSKRDDEIYPLANVSLDWINSFLKMDGKESIKRENNNELAISFSEFLEDVAPQYKDNVVNASEYISEKLSEIQ, encoded by the coding sequence ATGGATTTAATGTTTGACATATCAAATTTGACATCTGATGATGACGAGTTTTCATCATCAAAAAAGGATGTGCTGAAATACTTAAAAATCATTGGAGTGGATACCAGGTATATCTCATACACTCCTGAAAAAATCTATATAAACAATTTAAGGTTTTCCAAGTTTTCAAGAACCCGTGAGGCCACATTCAACAGGCAGTATCCGGAAATTGAGGTTGTAAGAAACAAACTCTTCCAGAAAATCTGTGCAAAGTCATCAAAGCACCTTGCACTTGAAGCCAAACCCAATTCAAGGGTTCTGATGCCCGAGGACAATTATATTGTGGAGCTGCTTCTTGAGCCCTACACTCGTAAGTACGGCATAAGACTGGTTTATGATGGTGAATATGATTTGAAGGTAAATCCGATCATATTGGACGATGAGGTCAACAATATCTTTGAGGGTTTTTTCAAGGGTGAAGGTTTAAACTATTCTAAAAGGGATGATGAAATATATCCTCTTGCCAACGTTTCACTAGACTGGATCAACTCATTTTTAAAAATGGATGGTAAGGAATCAATCAAAAGGGAAAATAATAATGAATTGGCAATTTCCTTCAGCGAATTTCTTGAGGATGTGGCACCTCAGTATAAGGATAATGTTGTAAACGCTAGCGAGTATATTAGTGAAAAGCTTTCTGAGATACAGTAA
- a CDS encoding zinc metalloprotease HtpX → MKGAWRLKLRMILTSVIMFTIVYFLISLAGWYLGISSWRLYFAASIVIVFLQYWFGPSIVKRSMNVRPLSEAEAPHIHQMIQELADEAGVPKPELGLSEINIPNAFAYGRSSRSGHIAITRPILGLLDRDELRAVLGHEMGHIKHNDMIVTAAVSVIPMICYYIALSFMFSGDSRNGGGIIIGILGYLFYLIGQVLVLFISRTREYYADQASVEYGNHPASLVSALYKLSYGAARCSKETIDEVNTNRAFFVNDVNNARNDITDFQQIDFDGDGKISEEELKRLLNSDVKISRKNGIMELLSTHPDSLKRVKRLAELLE, encoded by the coding sequence ATGAAAGGAGCATGGAGACTTAAACTGCGGATGATTTTAACTTCCGTAATAATGTTTACAATCGTTTATTTCCTGATTTCCCTTGCCGGATGGTATTTGGGAATAAGCAGTTGGAGACTGTACTTCGCAGCAAGTATAGTTATAGTATTTTTACAGTATTGGTTTGGACCGAGCATTGTCAAACGTTCAATGAATGTAAGGCCACTGTCCGAGGCGGAAGCTCCACACATTCATCAAATGATTCAGGAATTGGCTGATGAGGCGGGTGTTCCAAAACCGGAACTCGGATTGTCAGAAATCAACATTCCAAATGCATTTGCTTATGGAAGATCAAGCAGAAGCGGACACATTGCAATAACCCGTCCGATATTGGGTCTTCTTGACCGTGACGAGCTAAGGGCGGTACTTGGCCACGAAATGGGTCACATCAAACACAATGACATGATCGTAACCGCTGCTGTTAGCGTAATTCCAATGATTTGCTACTACATTGCACTGTCATTCATGTTTTCCGGAGACAGCCGTAACGGCGGAGGAATCATAATAGGCATTTTGGGTTATCTCTTCTATCTCATCGGTCAGGTGCTGGTGCTGTTCATTTCAAGAACCCGTGAGTACTATGCGGACCAGGCCAGTGTCGAGTATGGAAACCATCCTGCATCATTGGTATCGGCGCTCTACAAATTGTCCTATGGTGCTGCAAGATGCAGCAAGGAAACAATCGATGAGGTAAATACCAACAGGGCATTCTTTGTAAATGACGTCAACAACGCAAGAAATGATATCACAGATTTCCAGCAAATCGACTTTGACGGTGACGGCAAAATATCCGAAGAGGAACTTAAAAGACTTCTGAACTCTGATGTTAAGATTTCAAGAAAGAACGGAATCATGGAACTGCTTTCAACTCACCCTGATTCACTTAAAAGAGTTAAAAGATTGGCGGAGTTATTAGAATGA
- a CDS encoding tRNA (adenine-N1)-methyltransferase: MRMILDERGKKYVLKPGEEFQSDLGIIKAEVLDEAEIGDEVKSHLDHTFKIMKPNINDFIDIMDRRCSILIKKDIGQVLAHSGLGAGSRVVDAGTGAGAIALNFGNVVGPEGEVFTYEIREDFAKVAQKNIENFGITNIHVKNKNIKDGIDEDNIDLIFLDLPKPFEIFEDVMESLNVGGWLCVYAPYIDQAEISYRIAKKLGFFDIEIFETMERGLEVRPQGVRPKTRMVGHSGYLVFARKL, from the coding sequence ATGAGAATGATTTTGGATGAACGTGGAAAGAAGTATGTCCTGAAGCCTGGTGAGGAATTTCAAAGCGACCTTGGAATAATCAAGGCGGAGGTCCTGGATGAGGCCGAAATAGGGGATGAGGTAAAAAGCCATCTTGATCACACCTTTAAAATCATGAAACCAAACATCAATGATTTCATTGACATCATGGACAGAAGATGTTCAATTCTTATCAAAAAGGACATCGGACAGGTCCTGGCGCATTCAGGTTTGGGTGCAGGTTCACGTGTGGTTGATGCTGGAACCGGTGCGGGAGCCATTGCATTGAACTTCGGTAATGTCGTCGGGCCTGAAGGGGAAGTGTTCACCTATGAAATCCGTGAGGATTTCGCAAAGGTTGCCCAAAAGAACATTGAAAACTTCGGCATAACCAATATCCATGTAAAAAACAAGAACATCAAGGACGGAATCGATGAGGACAATATCGACTTGATCTTTTTGGACTTGCCAAAGCCCTTTGAGATATTTGAGGATGTGATGGAGTCCCTGAATGTCGGCGGATGGCTTTGTGTCTATGCACCTTACATTGACCAGGCTGAAATTTCATACAGGATTGCCAAGAAGCTGGGCTTTTTCGACATTGAAATATTTGAGACCATGGAAAGGGGACTTGAAGTCAGGCCTCAGGGTGTCAGGCCAAAGACCCGTATGGTTGGTCACAGCGGATATCTGGTATTTGCAAGGAAATTATAG
- the leuS gene encoding leucine--tRNA ligase, giving the protein MSENIEKKWQKKWADAKLFESNPDEREKLFLTVAFPYPSGAMHIGHGRTYTVPDVYARFKRMEGYNVLFPMAWHVTGAPVIGIADRIQRKDPWTLDLYHRVHGVPKETLPKLEDPEFIVKYFSTEYHEVMEEMGYSIDWRREFRTIDPTYKKFIEWQITTLYEKGLVQKGEHPVKYCPNCDNPVGDHDLLEGEGIGVNELTLLKFTIDDKVLVTATLRPETIVGATNIWLNPDVEYVLVDAEGENWVITKEAHYNLQHQIKDLKIIEEIDPNDLIGKMATNPFTGAELPIFPASFVSASYGSGVVFSEPADAPADYIALQDLKNNDEMIAKYNLEGIIENVEPIPVCTLKGYGEIPAADIIERLGITDQNDEKLHEATNELYKQQHSKGKIIDSIPEFGGMKVRFAREELKEKLINDNIATVMYDFAERPVVCRCGNNCVVKIMDDQWFMKYGNEEWTEKTLEVLEGETVIPKEIKNNFEYYLNWLDDWACSRKVGLGTRLPWDDQWLIEPLTDSTIYMSYYSIAKYLRDMNPDDLNRAFFDKVLLNKDSGEITVPADKVKEIQDEFNYWYPLDWRLSAKDLVGNHLSFLMFHHSAIYPKDKWPRGTVVFGMGLLEGNKMSSSKGNVILLKDAIKDYTADVVRLFLMASAEPWQDFDWREKEVLGTKRRLEWFREFAARVEEIKGSPLDLSNIEPVELTRTIDLWMMSQLNQHIKNATEALEVFQTRQALQDSLFLLKKDVDHYIYRVKHIIDDKDPAVIYVLSTVLESWIKLLAPFTPHTSEELWSAYGGEGFVSQAAWPEADESLISPVIEKSEGLVENIIKDIAHIKQMVKDDVEKIHIYLAPDWKWDLYKIADEVGKPDIGQIMGRAIGAKIYDDKKEIAMVAKKIGKEITKTRYIGKINEAEILTDALDYIKEECGNEVVIHTDDSYDPQNKAKNAMPYKPAIFME; this is encoded by the coding sequence GTGAGCGAAAATATTGAAAAGAAATGGCAGAAAAAATGGGCTGATGCAAAACTATTTGAATCAAACCCAGATGAGCGAGAAAAACTATTCCTAACCGTGGCTTTCCCATACCCAAGTGGAGCTATGCATATCGGACACGGACGTACATATACCGTACCTGACGTATACGCAAGATTCAAAAGGATGGAAGGATACAACGTGCTCTTCCCTATGGCATGGCACGTGACCGGAGCACCAGTTATCGGTATTGCAGACAGGATCCAGAGAAAAGACCCTTGGACCCTTGATTTGTACCACAGAGTACACGGCGTTCCAAAGGAAACCCTACCGAAACTTGAAGATCCGGAATTCATCGTGAAATACTTCTCCACAGAATACCACGAGGTTATGGAGGAGATGGGTTACTCCATTGATTGGAGAAGGGAATTCAGAACAATCGACCCAACCTATAAGAAGTTCATAGAATGGCAGATAACCACATTGTACGAAAAGGGACTTGTCCAGAAAGGAGAACACCCTGTAAAATACTGTCCGAACTGTGACAACCCCGTTGGAGACCACGACCTTCTTGAAGGTGAAGGTATTGGAGTAAACGAGTTGACCCTTTTAAAATTCACTATTGACGATAAGGTTCTCGTGACTGCAACCCTAAGGCCTGAAACCATCGTCGGAGCAACAAACATCTGGCTGAACCCTGATGTGGAATATGTTCTGGTGGATGCGGAAGGTGAAAACTGGGTAATCACAAAAGAAGCTCACTACAACCTGCAGCACCAAATCAAGGATTTGAAAATCATTGAGGAAATTGACCCTAATGACTTGATTGGAAAAATGGCAACAAATCCGTTTACCGGTGCAGAATTACCGATTTTCCCTGCAAGCTTTGTCAGCGCATCATACGGTAGTGGAGTCGTTTTCTCAGAACCTGCAGATGCACCTGCAGACTACATTGCACTACAGGACTTGAAAAACAATGATGAGATGATTGCAAAATACAATCTGGAAGGAATCATTGAAAATGTGGAACCTATTCCAGTATGCACACTCAAGGGATACGGCGAAATTCCAGCCGCAGACATCATCGAAAGGTTAGGAATTACAGACCAAAACGATGAAAAACTGCATGAGGCCACAAACGAACTGTACAAACAGCAGCACAGTAAGGGTAAAATCATCGATTCAATACCTGAATTTGGAGGCATGAAAGTTCGTTTTGCACGTGAAGAGCTCAAGGAAAAGCTGATCAATGACAATATCGCAACCGTAATGTATGACTTTGCCGAAAGGCCTGTTGTGTGCAGATGCGGAAACAACTGTGTCGTCAAAATCATGGATGACCAGTGGTTCATGAAATACGGCAATGAAGAGTGGACCGAAAAGACCCTTGAGGTTCTTGAAGGCGAAACAGTCATTCCAAAGGAAATCAAGAACAATTTCGAATACTACCTTAACTGGCTTGACGACTGGGCATGCTCAAGAAAGGTAGGACTTGGAACAAGACTCCCATGGGATGACCAATGGCTGATTGAACCTTTAACCGATTCAACAATCTACATGTCCTACTATTCAATAGCAAAATACCTTCGCGACATGAACCCTGATGATTTGAACCGCGCATTCTTTGACAAGGTGCTCTTAAACAAGGATTCAGGTGAAATCACTGTGCCTGCAGACAAAGTCAAAGAGATCCAGGATGAATTCAACTACTGGTACCCTCTTGACTGGAGACTGTCCGCAAAGGACCTTGTCGGAAACCACCTGAGCTTTTTAATGTTCCACCACAGTGCGATTTATCCTAAGGACAAATGGCCAAGGGGAACTGTCGTATTCGGAATGGGTCTTTTGGAAGGAAACAAGATGTCCTCCTCCAAAGGTAACGTTATCCTATTGAAAGACGCTATCAAAGACTATACAGCTGACGTTGTAAGGCTGTTCCTGATGGCTTCAGCCGAACCATGGCAGGACTTCGACTGGAGGGAAAAAGAGGTTCTTGGAACCAAAAGAAGACTTGAATGGTTCAGGGAATTTGCAGCAAGAGTCGAAGAAATCAAAGGCTCACCACTTGACCTAAGCAATATTGAACCTGTTGAACTGACACGTACAATCGACCTATGGATGATGAGCCAGCTCAACCAGCATATCAAGAATGCAACCGAAGCCCTTGAAGTATTCCAGACAAGACAGGCACTGCAGGATTCACTATTCCTTCTTAAAAAGGATGTTGACCACTACATCTACCGTGTAAAACACATAATTGACGATAAGGACCCTGCAGTAATCTATGTGCTGTCAACTGTTCTTGAAAGCTGGATCAAGCTTTTAGCACCGTTCACACCTCACACCTCAGAAGAGTTATGGAGCGCATATGGTGGAGAGGGCTTTGTAAGCCAGGCAGCATGGCCTGAAGCTGACGAGTCACTAATCAGTCCGGTCATTGAAAAATCAGAGGGCCTTGTGGAAAACATCATCAAGGACATTGCACACATCAAGCAGATGGTAAAGGACGATGTGGAAAAAATCCATATCTATCTTGCCCCTGACTGGAAATGGGACCTTTACAAAATAGCTGATGAGGTTGGAAAACCTGATATCGGTCAGATTATGGGAAGAGCAATCGGCGCCAAAATCTATGACGACAAAAAGGAAATTGCAATGGTTGCTAAAAAAATCGGTAAGGAGATTACCAAAACACGCTACATCGGCAAAATCAACGAGGCAGAAATCCTAACCGATGCACTTGACTACATCAAGGAAGAATGCGGAAACGAAGTAGTTATTCACACCGATGACTCATATGACCCACAAAACAAGGCTAAAAACGCAATGCCTTACAAACCTGCAATTTTCATGGAATAA